In Streptomyces sp. 71268, the DNA window CGGCGTACGTCCACCGCGGGCCCACCAGCCAGGACATCATGGACACGGCCTGCATGCTGGTTACCGCCGCGAGCCTGGACCTGATCGCCGCCGACCTCGGGCGGACGGCCGACGCGTTCGGCGCGCTGGCCGCCCGGCACCGCGACACGCCGCTGGCCGGCCGCACGCTGACCCAGCACGCGGTGCCCACCACCGTGGGGCTCAAGGTGGCCGGATGGCGCGCGCTGGTGCTGGACGCGTACGAGCGGATCACCCGCGTGCGCGCCGCGCTGCCGGTGCAACTCGGCGGCGCGGCCGGCACGCTGGCCGCCTTCCACGCCTACGCCGATGCGCCGAGCGCCACGCCGGAGCCCGCAGGCGGCGATCCGGGCCTGGCCCTGGTCGCCGCGTACGCCGACGAACTGGGCCTGGCCGCGCCCGAGTTGCCCTGGCACACGCTGCGCACCCCGATCGCCGACACCGGCGCCGCGCTCGCCTTCGGCGCGGGCGCCCTCGGCAAGGTCGCCGGCGACGTGCTGGTGCTGGCCCGTACCGAGATCGGCGAGGTGACCGAGGGCTCGGGCGGCGGCTCGTCGGCCATGCCGCACAAGGCCAACCCGGTGCGGGCCACGCTCGTCGCGGCGGCGGCCCGACAGGTGCCGGCGCTCGCCGGCGTACTGCTGGGCGCGCTGGCCGCGCCGGACGAGCGGGCGGCCGGGCCCTGGCACGCCGAGTGGCAGCCGCTGCGCGACGCCCTGCGCCTGCTGGGCGGGGCCGCGCACACGGCGGCCGAACTCGGCGCGTCGCTGACGGTCAACGCCGACCGGATGCGCGCCAACCTCGGGCTGACCGGCGGCGCGCTGCTCAGCGAACGGCTGGCCGCCGAGCTGGCCCCGTACCTGGGCCGTGGCCCGGCCAAGGCGGCGCTCACCCGGGCCGCGCGGCGGGCCACCGAGGAGGGCACCGACCTGTTCGAGGCGCTGCGCGCCGAGCCCGAGGTGACCGGCGCGCTCCCGGCGGCCCGGCTGCGCGAACTCGCCGAACCCACCGACTACCTGGGCTCGGCCGGCGCCCTCACCGACCGCGCGCTCCGGCGCACCCCCCGCTCCCCGCACCCTGGGCAGGACCCCCGATGACCCTCCTCCACCACCGCGTCGAAGGCCCGGCGCACGCCCCCGCCCTCCTCCTCGGCCCCTCGCTCGGCACCTCCCTGTCCGTCTGGGACCGGCAGGCCGCCGCGCTGGCCCACGACCACCGGGTGGTCCGCTGGGACCTGCCGGGCCACGGCGGTTCGCCCGCCGACGCGCTGCCCGCCGAACCGACCGTGGCCGACCTGGCCGAACAGGTCATCGCCCTCGCCGACGCGCTCGCCA includes these proteins:
- the pcaB gene encoding 3-carboxy-cis,cis-muconate cycloisomerase, producing the protein MLAPVRAASPVDEVTSDHAFTQAMLDAEAAVTRAQAAVGLAPPEAAATVTAVARADRFDLASLADRARAGGNPVIPLVADLTRAVAGAHAEHAAYVHRGPTSQDIMDTACMLVTAASLDLIAADLGRTADAFGALAARHRDTPLAGRTLTQHAVPTTVGLKVAGWRALVLDAYERITRVRAALPVQLGGAAGTLAAFHAYADAPSATPEPAGGDPGLALVAAYADELGLAAPELPWHTLRTPIADTGAALAFGAGALGKVAGDVLVLARTEIGEVTEGSGGGSSAMPHKANPVRATLVAAAARQVPALAGVLLGALAAPDERAAGPWHAEWQPLRDALRLLGGAAHTAAELGASLTVNADRMRANLGLTGGALLSERLAAELAPYLGRGPAKAALTRAARRATEEGTDLFEALRAEPEVTGALPAARLRELAEPTDYLGSAGALTDRALRRTPRSPHPGQDPR